A genome region from Manihot esculenta cultivar AM560-2 chromosome 5, M.esculenta_v8, whole genome shotgun sequence includes the following:
- the LOC110614897 gene encoding protein MIZU-KUSSEI 1: protein MRMMIDLGNQRGPLPIMDAPTSVDCGREVRFRRSFRSLVECMVPCCGFQPSDSLSTDTDSTHPSTTVTGTFFGYRKGRVSFCLQDDTRSSPLLLLEFAVPTAYLAKEMQYGLLRIALECDRQKERSSSCSLFNVPVWSMYCNGRKVGFAIRRQKTVNDLGVLKMMQSVSVGAGVLPVAPKSEDGDLMYLRASFERVIGSADSESFHMINPVGSSGQELSIFFLRS, encoded by the coding sequence ATGAGGATGATGATCGACCTGGGAAACCAACGAGGTCCCCTCCCTATAATGGACGCTCCCACCTCCGTTGACTGTGGCAGGGAAGTTCGCTTCCGCAGATCCTTTAGGTCACTCGTGGAATGCATGGTTCCCTGCTGTGGTTTCCAACCATCTGATTCCCTTTCCACCGACACTGACTCTACTCACCCCTCCACTACCGTCACCGGAACTTTCTTTGGTTACAGAAAGGGTCGTGTTAGTTTTTGCCTCCAGGACGATACCCGCAGCTCTCCTCTTCTACTTCTTGAATTTGCAGTTCCTACTGCGTACTTAGCCAAGGAGATGCAGTATGGGCTCCTTCGTATAGCTCTAGAGTGCGACCGACAAAAGGAGAGGTCTAGCTCATGTTCCCTGTTCAACGTGCCGGTGTGGTCCATGTACTGCAATGGGAGGAAGGTTGGATTTGCTATCAGGAGACAGAAGACAGTGAACGATTTAGGAGTACTAAAGATGATGCAATCGGTGTCTGTTGGTGCAGGAGTTTTGCCTGTGGCTCCCAAGTCTGAGGATGGAGACCTCATGTATCTACGTGCCAGTTTCGAACGAGTCATTGGGTCTGCCGACTCAGAGTCGTTTCACATGATAAATCCGGTTGGGAGTTCTGGGCAAGAACTAAGCATATTTTTCTTGAGATCATGA